TCGGCCTCCCCGCGCACGAGCTCCACCTCGAGCCCCGTCGCGCCGCTCCCGGCCACGCCGTAGACCAGCGTCACCTCCCGGGGGTTGGCCCGGAAGAGGAACAGGCCCAGCGCCACCGCGCCGCCGAGCAGGACGAGCCGCGCGGCGGCCTTCACTCCTCGCCCTGCTCCCCGCCGTGCTCCTCGCCGCGGCGTCGCGGCGCGACGCGCGGCTTCACGCTCGCGACCTTCACGTGGGGCTCAACCTTGCCGTGGCGATCCGGCTTGAGGCGGATCTCGGCGTGCACCTCGATCGACATCGAGGTGACGAGGCGCAGGAACTCGCGCCGCAGCGCCTCGGACTCGAAGAACTTCCGGACCTCCTCGCTCACCACCCGGACGATCTCGTCCTTGGCGCTGCCCGCCTGGCCGGCGATGTAGCCGACGATCTCCTTCGGCAGCTTCCAGTCCCGGGCGACCTTGCGCGCGCCCTCCTCGGTGAGGAAGACGGCTCCGAGGCCGGTCAGCACCGCCTTGCGCACCGTGTCGGTGAAGGCGCGGCGCGAGCCGCCGTCGCCCGCCTCTCCGGCCGCGGCGGCGTCGGGCGCCTCGGGCAGGTCCTCGTCGTCTTCGGGGCCGGGCGCCATGGTCGCGAGACCTCTCTCAGGCGCGCGGCTGCGCGCCCAGCACGGGGAGCTTGGGCGCCTTCAGGTTCTGCACCGAGATGGCGCCCGCCACCTGCTGCGCCGCCGCGAAGAACGCCTTCGCCTGCGGCCCGTCGGGCTGGCCGGCGGCGATGGGCACGCCCTGGTCGCCGCCCTCGCGCACCGCCAGGTCGAGCGGGATCTCGCCCAGGAAGCGCATGCCCAGCTTGTCCGCCGCGGCGCGGACCCCGCCGTGGTCGAAGATGGCGGTCTCCTGCCGGCAGTGCGGGCAGACGAAGGTGGACATGTTCTCGACGATGCCGAGGACCGGGATGCTCACCTTGTCGAACATGAGCTTGGCGCGGATGACGTCGGCGAGCGCCACGTCCTGCGGGGTGGAGACCAGCACCACGCCCGCCGCGCGGACGTTCTGCGCGAGCGTGAGCGGCACGTCGCCCGTGCCGGGCGGCAGGTCGAGCACGAGGTAGTCGAGCTCGCCCCAGTTCACGTCCCGGAGCAGCTGCAGGAGGGCGCCGGTCACCATCGGCCCGCGCCACACCAGCGCCTGGTCCGGGTCGATGAGGTAGCCGATCGACATGGTCTTGAGGCCGTGCGCGACGATGGGCTCGAGCCGCTTGCCGTCCTTCGAGTTGGGGCGCGAGGTGGTGCCGGTCATGACGGGCAGCGAGGGC
This Anaeromyxobacter diazotrophicus DNA region includes the following protein-coding sequences:
- a CDS encoding Mrp/NBP35 family ATP-binding protein, which produces MALDPKTALEALKKVQDPELRRDLVTLGMVKDLKIEGTAVSLQVELTTPACPLKDTIAKDVEAALRQVGATRVELSWGARVRSAPGVAEAALTPGVKNIVLVGAGKGGVGKSTVALNLAVSLARMGAQVGILDADIYGPSLPVMTGTTSRPNSKDGKRLEPIVAHGLKTMSIGYLIDPDQALVWRGPMVTGALLQLLRDVNWGELDYLVLDLPPGTGDVPLTLAQNVRAAGVVLVSTPQDVALADVIRAKLMFDKVSIPVLGIVENMSTFVCPHCRQETAIFDHGGVRAAADKLGMRFLGEIPLDLAVREGGDQGVPIAAGQPDGPQAKAFFAAAQQVAGAISVQNLKAPKLPVLGAQPRA